From a single Granulicella aggregans genomic region:
- a CDS encoding efflux RND transporter periplasmic adaptor subunit: MTLPQYLRLRKPLAAVALLTCVLCVSAFEGCKKSAADDAEKQVVPVQVVHPVVGTITEEIEADAILAPVAQAAIQAKITAPVKQFYVQRGSRVKAGQLLATLENGDLSAAALDNKGALKSAEGAYTIATAQQVPQQETQARLDLEQAKSAFDLAQSVLASRTQLFKEGAIPGRDVDTAKASVIQAQANYEIAKQKYETTKNVGTTASLKSAEGQLTSAKGKYLGAEAQLSYTSIRTPISGVVTDRPLFVGETAAAGIPVVTVMDTSVLLAKLHIAQRQAQQLAVGAAAEVTVPGLDKPVEGKVSLISPALDTGSTTVEVWVKVENATGALRAGTAVHVAIEGKSIPDAITLPVDAVQRSSETGGNAVLVVNADGTLHKKNITVGVQTAETVQITSGLTVADTVILSGGYGLDEGTKVKVEAAGAKPAAGLEDGDKQ; the protein is encoded by the coding sequence ATGACTCTTCCACAGTATCTTCGGCTTCGGAAACCTCTTGCGGCTGTCGCGCTTTTGACGTGCGTGCTCTGCGTGTCAGCCTTCGAAGGCTGCAAGAAGTCTGCCGCGGATGATGCGGAGAAACAGGTTGTCCCGGTCCAGGTGGTTCATCCTGTGGTTGGCACGATCACGGAAGAGATCGAGGCTGACGCAATCCTTGCCCCGGTTGCTCAGGCCGCGATCCAGGCGAAGATCACCGCTCCAGTCAAGCAGTTTTACGTACAGCGGGGAAGCCGTGTGAAGGCTGGGCAACTGCTGGCGACGCTCGAGAATGGTGACCTGTCCGCGGCTGCGCTAGACAACAAGGGCGCGCTGAAGAGTGCTGAAGGCGCTTATACGATCGCCACGGCGCAGCAGGTGCCGCAGCAGGAGACGCAGGCCCGGCTCGATCTGGAGCAGGCGAAGTCAGCGTTCGATCTGGCCCAGAGTGTTCTGGCATCGCGCACTCAACTCTTCAAGGAGGGCGCGATTCCCGGTAGGGACGTGGACACTGCCAAGGCTTCGGTGATTCAGGCCCAGGCCAACTACGAGATTGCCAAGCAAAAGTACGAGACGACCAAGAACGTAGGGACGACGGCATCGCTCAAGTCCGCTGAGGGGCAGTTGACCTCCGCGAAGGGCAAGTACCTTGGGGCCGAGGCGCAGCTAAGCTATACCAGCATTCGGACACCGATATCCGGTGTCGTCACCGATCGGCCTCTGTTTGTTGGAGAGACGGCTGCTGCTGGTATCCCCGTGGTGACGGTGATGGATACATCCGTGCTGCTTGCGAAGCTGCACATTGCGCAGAGACAGGCGCAGCAGCTTGCTGTGGGCGCGGCGGCGGAGGTCACGGTGCCGGGACTGGATAAGCCGGTGGAGGGCAAGGTCTCGTTGATCAGTCCGGCGCTGGATACGGGCAGCACCACCGTCGAAGTGTGGGTGAAAGTGGAGAACGCAACCGGTGCTCTGAGGGCTGGGACCGCCGTACATGTGGCGATTGAAGGCAAGTCCATTCCCGATGCCATTACGCTGCCGGTTGATGCGGTTCAGCGCTCCAGCGAGACGGGCGGTAATGCGGTCCTCGTCGTGAACGCGGACGGCACGCTGCATAAGAAGAACATCACCGTTGGGGTGCAGACGGCGGAGACCGTCCAGATCACCAGTGGCCTTACGGTTGCCGATACGGTCATCCTGAGCGGAGGCTATGGGCTGGATGAAGGGACCAAGGTAAAGGTCGAGGCGGCTGGAGCGAAGCCCGCTGCCGGGCTTGAAGACGGAGACAAACAGTGA
- a CDS encoding efflux RND transporter permease subunit: MAETKSESSFWLTRAAKPIFFLLAALTVAGIYAAFQVPISVFPDTNFPRVVIGVDNGVMPVEQMQVTITKPIEDAVNSVPGLVTVRSTTSRGSAEVSLFFDWNVDMFRTLQLTDAALSRIQSELPPTVKITTNRLTFATFPILGYALTADDRGKDTISQTALWQIATYELKPPLNRVLGVSTVTVQGGQVPEFHIVPDEARLQTTGVTMADLVNGVQNSNIIDSPGLYEADHQLILGLVGSQAHDVESLGNLVVKTTANNVPIHIADVAKIVPATLPVYTRVAAQGQPAVLLNITRQPTSNTVAVANAVADEIKTLSASLPDGVHITAFYDQSELVHESIASVRDAILIGLVLACVVLFLFLGDWSSSLVAGLVIPVTVAITILFLWIIGQSFNLMTLGGLAAAIGLVIDDAIVVVENIVVHRDSGQGRADAVRLALREITVPLIGSTITPVVVFLPLIGVTGVTGSFFRALAVTMTASLLTSLLLALSFTPALSLSLLRERKQGVERSHDEHGTVMQRVLALHSSALNWAITRPWAILVVAALLIAGGYLTYSQLSTDLLPKMDEGAFIFDYITQAGSSIATTTHIIDDVEQILRDTPEVLFTTRRTGLQLGLAAVTEANRGDMTVRLKPNRKRNIEEIIADVRGRIAEKYPQLDMEFPQVLEDMIGDLSNSPEPVQIKLFSSDGALLHELGPKVQGAIAKIPGIVDTQNGVDNTLSGPATTFQIDPAIAARLGFTPREIAEDATTLLDGLPASEPMIVDGRPYTIRVRMDDTHRSSLDAIQNTVFNSASGHTATLGSMAKVVELPPQNEISRENLQQVVLVSGRLEGSDLGGAMVKVKAAVAGLHLPSNVHVEYGGTYQEQQKSFADLAKVLVLALALVFGVLLVEFRNFAAPIAILTSSVLSIAGVLFALLITGTGFNVASFIGLIMVIGIVAKNGILLLDADERARVEGANALDAMMQAAQRRLRPIVMTATAAMCGMLPLAFALGAGSQMLQPLAIAVIGGLVLSVVLSLIVTPALYYQITLRGERRQERAELEAAD, from the coding sequence ATCGCAGAGACGAAGAGCGAGAGCAGCTTCTGGCTGACACGCGCGGCCAAGCCGATCTTCTTCCTTCTGGCTGCGCTCACGGTCGCGGGGATCTACGCTGCGTTCCAGGTGCCGATCTCGGTCTTTCCGGATACCAATTTTCCGCGTGTTGTTATCGGCGTCGATAACGGCGTGATGCCGGTCGAGCAGATGCAGGTGACGATCACCAAGCCCATCGAAGACGCGGTGAATAGCGTGCCGGGCCTGGTGACGGTGCGGAGTACTACCAGCCGTGGCTCAGCCGAAGTGAGCCTCTTCTTCGACTGGAACGTGGATATGTTCCGCACGCTCCAGTTGACGGATGCGGCACTCTCGAGGATCCAGTCGGAGCTGCCCCCTACGGTGAAGATCACGACCAACCGGCTCACGTTCGCGACGTTTCCGATCCTCGGATATGCGCTGACGGCGGACGATCGCGGCAAGGACACCATCTCGCAGACGGCGTTGTGGCAGATCGCCACGTATGAGTTGAAGCCGCCGTTGAACCGTGTGCTCGGGGTCAGCACTGTCACTGTGCAGGGCGGGCAGGTGCCGGAGTTTCACATCGTTCCGGATGAGGCAAGGCTGCAGACCACCGGCGTCACCATGGCCGACCTGGTGAACGGGGTGCAGAACTCGAACATCATCGATTCGCCTGGTCTTTATGAGGCCGACCACCAACTTATCCTCGGGCTGGTTGGGTCGCAGGCGCACGACGTGGAGAGCCTTGGCAATCTTGTCGTCAAGACGACGGCGAACAATGTTCCGATCCATATCGCCGATGTTGCGAAGATCGTGCCGGCGACGCTTCCGGTGTACACACGCGTCGCGGCGCAGGGTCAGCCCGCGGTGCTGCTGAACATCACGCGCCAGCCGACGAGCAATACGGTCGCTGTTGCCAATGCTGTGGCTGACGAGATCAAGACACTGAGTGCGAGCCTTCCCGATGGCGTTCATATCACGGCGTTCTACGACCAATCGGAGCTTGTGCATGAGAGCATCGCCAGCGTACGCGATGCGATCCTCATCGGCCTTGTGCTCGCCTGCGTTGTGCTCTTTCTCTTCCTTGGCGACTGGAGTTCCTCACTGGTCGCTGGGCTGGTCATCCCAGTCACCGTTGCCATCACCATCCTTTTTCTCTGGATCATTGGACAGAGCTTTAACCTGATGACCCTCGGCGGCCTCGCCGCCGCGATTGGCCTGGTGATCGATGACGCCATCGTGGTGGTCGAGAACATCGTTGTGCATCGCGACTCAGGACAGGGCCGCGCCGATGCGGTGCGCCTTGCGTTGCGGGAGATCACCGTGCCGCTGATCGGCTCGACGATTACGCCGGTTGTCGTCTTCCTTCCGCTGATCGGTGTGACGGGTGTGACCGGCAGCTTCTTCCGTGCGCTTGCGGTCACGATGACCGCCTCGCTACTCACCTCGCTGCTGCTCGCTCTCAGTTTCACTCCGGCACTCTCGCTTTCGCTACTGCGTGAGCGGAAGCAAGGCGTGGAGCGTAGCCATGACGAGCACGGCACCGTGATGCAGAGGGTTCTGGCTCTGCATAGCAGCGCTCTCAACTGGGCGATCACACGGCCGTGGGCCATCCTGGTTGTGGCGGCTTTGTTGATCGCTGGAGGCTATCTCACCTATAGCCAGCTAAGCACTGACCTGTTGCCGAAGATGGACGAAGGAGCGTTCATCTTCGACTACATCACCCAGGCTGGCAGCTCGATCGCGACGACTACACATATCATCGATGATGTAGAACAGATTCTCCGCGATACGCCGGAGGTGCTCTTCACCACCCGTCGCACGGGACTTCAACTCGGCCTGGCAGCCGTCACCGAGGCCAATCGCGGCGACATGACCGTTCGGCTCAAGCCCAATCGCAAGCGGAACATTGAGGAGATCATCGCGGATGTTCGAGGGCGCATCGCCGAGAAGTATCCGCAGCTCGATATGGAGTTTCCGCAAGTACTCGAGGACATGATCGGCGATCTGTCGAATTCGCCGGAGCCGGTGCAGATCAAGCTCTTCTCCAGCGATGGCGCACTGCTTCACGAACTTGGACCAAAGGTTCAGGGGGCGATTGCGAAGATCCCCGGCATCGTCGACACCCAGAACGGCGTCGACAATACTCTCAGCGGCCCCGCGACTACTTTCCAGATTGACCCCGCTATCGCCGCGCGGCTCGGCTTTACACCGCGGGAGATCGCCGAGGATGCGACGACCCTGCTCGATGGACTTCCGGCGAGCGAGCCGATGATCGTCGATGGCCGGCCGTACACCATCCGTGTGCGCATGGACGATACCCATCGCAGTTCGCTCGATGCGATTCAGAACACGGTCTTCAACTCCGCCAGCGGCCACACGGCGACCTTGGGATCGATGGCGAAGGTTGTCGAACTACCGCCGCAGAACGAGATCAGCCGCGAGAACCTGCAGCAGGTTGTTCTCGTCAGCGGACGACTCGAAGGATCAGACCTTGGAGGGGCGATGGTGAAGGTGAAGGCAGCGGTCGCAGGGCTTCATCTTCCCTCGAACGTGCATGTGGAGTACGGAGGAACGTACCAGGAGCAGCAGAAGTCATTCGCCGATCTGGCGAAGGTGCTCGTGCTGGCGCTGGCTCTTGTCTTCGGTGTGCTGCTGGTAGAGTTCCGCAACTTTGCCGCGCCGATCGCCATTCTTACAAGCTCCGTTCTCTCGATCGCTGGAGTGCTGTTTGCATTACTCATCACGGGGACAGGCTTCAACGTCGCCAGCTTCATTGGACTCATCATGGTGATCGGCATTGTGGCGAAGAACGGCATTCTTCTGCTCGACGCCGATGAGCGTGCGCGCGTCGAGGGAGCCAATGCGCTCGACGCCATGATGCAGGCAGCGCAGCGGCGTCTGCGGCCCATCGTGATGACAGCGACGGCTGCCATGTGCGGGATGTTGCCGCTGGCGTTTGCGCTCGGTGCGGGCTCGCAGATGCTGCAACCGCTGGCGATTGCGGTGATTGGAGGGCTGGTGCTCTCGGTGGTGCTGAGCTTGATCGTTACGCCTGCACTCTACTACCAGATCACCTTGCGTGGCGAGCGCAGACAAGAACGCGCGGAGCTAGAGGCGGCAGATTAG